In Macaca nemestrina isolate mMacNem1 chromosome 11, mMacNem.hap1, whole genome shotgun sequence, a single window of DNA contains:
- the LOC105481313 gene encoding secretogranin-2 — protein sequence MAEAKTHWLGAALSLIPLIFLISGAEAASFQRNQLLQKEPDLRLENVQKFPSPEMIRALEYIEKLRQQAHKEESSPDYNPYQGVSVPLQQKENGDESHLPERDSLSEEDWMRIILEALRQVENEPQSVPKENKPYALNSEKNFPIDVSDDYETQQWPERKLKHMQFPPMYEENSRDNPFKRTNEIVEEQYTPQSLATLESVFQELGKLTGPNNQKRERMDEEQKLYTDDEDDIYKANNIAYEDVVGGEDWNPVEEKIESQTQEEVRDSKENAEKNEQINDEVKRSGQLGIQEEGLRKESKDQLSDDVSKVITYLKRLVNAAGSGRLQNGQNGERATRLFEKPLDSQSIYQLIEISRNLQIPPEDLIEMLKTGEKPNGSVEPERELDLPVDLDDISEADLDHPDLFQNKMLSKSGYPKTVGRAGTEALPDGLSVEDILNLLGMESAANQKTSYFPNPYNQEKVLPRLPYGPGRSRSNQLPKAAWMPYVENRQMAYENLNDKDQELGEYLARMLVKYPEIINSNQVKRVPGQGSSEDDLQEEEQIEQAIKEHLNQGSSQETDKLAPVSKRFPVGPPKNDDTPNRQYLDEDLLMKVLEYLNQEKAEKGREHIAKRAMENM from the coding sequence ATGGCTGAAGcaaagacccactggcttggagcAGCCCTGTCTCTTATCCCTTTAATTTTCCTCATCTCTGGGGCTGAAGCAGCTTCATTTCAGAGAAACCAGCTGCTTCAGAAAGAACCAGACCTCAGGTTGGAAAATGTCCAAAAGTTTCCCAGTCCTGAAATGATCAGGGCTTTGGAGTACATAGAAAAGCTCCGGCAACAGGCTCATAAGGAAGAAAGCAGCCCAGATTATAATCCCTACCAAGGTGTCTCTGTACCCcttcagcaaaaagaaaatggcGATGAAAGTCACTTGCCCGAGAGAGATTCACTGAGTGAAGAAGACTGGATGAGAATAATACTTGAAGCTTTGAGACAGGTTGAAAATGAGCCTCAGTCTGtaccaaaagaaaataagccCTATGCCTTGAATTCAGAAAAGAACTTTCCAATAGACGTGAGTGATGATTATGAGACACAGCAGTGGCCAGAAAGAAAGCTCAAGCACATGCAATTCCCTCCTATGTATGAAGAGAATTCCAGGGATAACCCCTTTAAACGCACAAATGAAATAGTGGAGGAACAATATACTCCTCAAAGTCTTGCTACATTGGAATCTGTCTTCCAAGAGCTGGGGAAACTGACAGGACCAAACAACCAGAAACGTGAGAGGATGGATGAGGAGCAAAAACTTTATACAGACGATGAAGATGATATCTACAAGGCTAATAACATTGCCTATGAAGATGTGGTGGGGGGAGAAGATTGGAACCCAGTAGAGGAGAAAATAGAGAGTCAAACCCAGGAAGAGGTGAGAGACAGCAAAgagaatgcagaaaaaaatgaacaaatcaacGATGAGGTGAAACGCTCTGGGCAGCTTGGCATCCAGGAAGAAGGTCTTCGGAAAGAGAGTAAAGACCAACTCTCAGATGATGTCTCCAAAGTAATTACTTATTTGAAAAGGTTAGTAAATGCTGCAGGAAGTGGGAGGTTACAGAATGGGCAAAATGGGGAAAGGGCCACCAGGCTTTTTGAAAAACCTCTTGATTCTCAGTCTATTTATCAGCTGATTGAAATCTCAAGGAATTTACAGATACCCCCGGAAGACTTAATTGAGATGCTCAAAACTGGGGAGAAGCCTAATGGATCAGTGGAACCGGAGCGGGAGCTTGACCTTCCTGTTGACCTAGACGACATCTCAGAGGCTGACTTAGACCATCCAGACCTGTTCCAAAATAAGATGCTCTCCAAGAGTGGCTATCCTAAAACAGTTGGTCGTGCTGGGACTGAGGCCCTACCAGATGGGCTCAGTGTTGAggatattttaaatcttttaggGATGGAGAGTGCAGCAAATCAGAAAACTTCATATTTTCCCAATCCATATAACCAGGAGAAAGTTCTGCCAAGGCTCCCTTATGGTCCTGGAAGATCTAGATCGAACCAGCTTCCCAAAGCTGCCTGGATGCCATATGTTGAAAATAGACAGATGGCATATGAAAACCTGAATGACAAGGATCAAGAATTAGGTGAGTACTTGGCCAGGATGCTAGTTAAATACCCTGAGATCATTAATTCAAACCAAGTGAAGCGAGTTCCTGGTCAAGGCTCATCTGAAGATGACCTACAGGAAGAGGAACAAATTGAGCAGGCCATCAAAGAGCATTTGAATCAAGGCAGCTCTCAGGAGACTGACAAGCTGGCCCCGGTGAGCAAAAGGTTCCCTGTGGGGCCCCCGAAGAATGATGATACTCCAAATAGGCAGTACTTGGATGAAGATCTGTTAATGAAAGTGCTGGAATACCTCAAccaagaaaaggcagaaaagggAAGGGAGCATATTGCTAAGAGAGCAATGGAAAATATGTAA